GAAATTGCTGGTATAAAATTGAAGAATCCGGTTCTTCCTGCTTCCGGACCTCTTACCGGCGACGATGGAAAGATGCTGGCACTGGAGAAACTTGGGGTTGGAGGAATGGTAACTAAGACAATATCAACTAAAGCTGCTGAGGTTCCCAGACCCTGTATAATTGCCGGAAATAATTATGTTATGAACACTGAACTCTGGACAGAATATCCACCCGAAAAGTGGGAAGAAGAATTCCTTCCCCGATATCGTGCAAAGAGTGGTCTGCCGTTGATCATCAGTCTTGGCTATACTGTCGAAGACCTCGAGGTCCTGGTGCCCAGATTCGAGAGATTCGCTGATGGGTTTGAACTATCCACCCACTATGTTGCCGATGACCCGGAACTTATGAAATTACTGATAAGGACGGTGAAGAACCACTCAAAAAAACCTGTGTTTTTGAAGTTTGATCCCTCCGTACCTGATCCTGAAGGCATGGCAAGGACAATCGAAGAAGCTGGTGGTGATGGAATCGTTATAATGAACTCCCTTGGACCCGCTTTCCCCCTCGACAGAAAAGCTGGAAAATCCTATCTTGGAAGTGAAAACGGTTTTGGATGGGTCAGTGGTCCAGTTATAAAGCCCCTTTCCCTGGCTATGGTCAAACGTGTTGCAAAGAGCACCTCATTACCTATTATTGGAGTGGGTGGCATTTCGAGCGCTGATGACATCATCGAATTCATGATGGCAGGTGCCAGAGCCGTTCAATTACTTTCTGCCGCCCTAATTAGGGGGAAGAGTCTCTATAAAAAGATAGTAGAAGCGCTTCCGGTGAAGCTACAGGAACTGGGCGTGAATAACATTGAAGAAATAATAGGTGTCGCGAAGGATTCCAACAAAGAGGCCTCGTTTGAAAAGCGTACACCTGTAATCGATAGGAAAAGATGTACACTCTGTGGACTCTGTGTGGATATTTGTCCTTACTTTGCCCTATCCATAGAAAACAATTCCGTTGTAGTCGATACAGATGAGTGTTTTGGTTGTGGACTTTGCCAGAGTAGGTGTCCGGTTAAAGCTATCGGGGGGGTGCTGATTTGAAGAAGTTTCTTTTACGTTGCATAAATTGTGGCAGAGAATACGCTCCCGACGAGGTAGAGTATACATGCCCTGTCTGTGGCGATAGGATGGGAACGCTTGAGGTTATCTATGATTTAGAACTACTAAAAGGGGCTGTGAAAAGAGAGGATTTCCACCCTTTCTCGCTTCGCGGTATCTGGCAATTTGAACCGTTGCTTCCTGTAAGTGAAGGCGGCTGGCGACCGCCACTTTTGGTTGGTAACACCCCCCTGTACGACTCAGCCAGGTTGGCGAAAAGATATGGACTGAATAAAGTGTACGTCAAAGACGATGGAAGAAATCCGACAGCTTCCTTCAAGGACAGAGCGAGCGCCATAGCTGTTGTAAAGGCAATGGAAAAGGGCTATGGTACGATTTTCTGCGCTTCGACAGGGAATGCTGCCAGTTCTTTAGCCGGTCTCAGTGCGGCGTCGGGACTGAATTGTTACATATTCGTTCCTGCATCGGCTCCCGAAGCCAAATTGACCCAGTTGCAGGTTTATGGGGCAAACGTTGTCCCAATAGATGGAAGTTATGATCAGGCTTTTGATATTTCTATGATAATTGGTTTTGAAGAAAACTGGTACTGCCGTAACAGCGCAATCAATCCATATCTTCTGGAAGGAAAGAAAACCGGTGCCCTCGAGCTGGCAGTTCAACTTGGTTGGGAGTTACCGGATTTTCTTTTCGTTTCTGTCGGTGATGGCACTGTCTTGAGTAGCTTTTATAAGGGATTTATGGATTTGAAGGGTATCGGTTTGATCGATAAGATTCCAACTATTGTCGGTGTTCAGGCAGAGGGAGCGGATGCGATAATCAGGGCTTATGAAAAGGGCAAACCCTTCGAACCCGATGATATTCAGGCTTCAAGCGTCGCCGATAGTATTTCTGTGGGAAAACCACGTGATTTCTTGAAAGCCTGTACGTACACAGAGAAGAACAATGGACTCTTTGTAAGGGTATCGGATGAAGAAATCCTCGATAGTATAATCGAACTGGCGAGAGAAACAGGCGTCTTCGCTGAACCAGCAGGCGCAACCGCTTTTGCGGGATTTAAAAACCTGTACCATAAGGGATTCTTTTCGCAGTCCACTAGTGTTGCAATAATAATAACCGGCAACGGCTTGAAGGACTTGAAAACGCCCTTGAAAGTACTGGAACCACTGAAGAAAATCCCGGCAGAACCCGATAAAGTCAGGGAGGCGATCAAGCGTGGTTGTTAGGTTTTTGCTGAACGGTAAGAGCGTAGAATACGATGTCAGGCCAGACATGCGGGTCTTGGATTTTTTTAGGGACGAGCTAGGCCTCACGGGGCCGAAAGAAGCCTGT
This genomic interval from Kosmotoga pacifica contains the following:
- a CDS encoding 4Fe-4S binding protein, which codes for MELTVEIAGIKLKNPVLPASGPLTGDDGKMLALEKLGVGGMVTKTISTKAAEVPRPCIIAGNNYVMNTELWTEYPPEKWEEEFLPRYRAKSGLPLIISLGYTVEDLEVLVPRFERFADGFELSTHYVADDPELMKLLIRTVKNHSKKPVFLKFDPSVPDPEGMARTIEEAGGDGIVIMNSLGPAFPLDRKAGKSYLGSENGFGWVSGPVIKPLSLAMVKRVAKSTSLPIIGVGGISSADDIIEFMMAGARAVQLLSAALIRGKSLYKKIVEALPVKLQELGVNNIEEIIGVAKDSNKEASFEKRTPVIDRKRCTLCGLCVDICPYFALSIENNSVVVDTDECFGCGLCQSRCPVKAIGGVLI
- the thrC gene encoding threonine synthase, whose protein sequence is MKKFLLRCINCGREYAPDEVEYTCPVCGDRMGTLEVIYDLELLKGAVKREDFHPFSLRGIWQFEPLLPVSEGGWRPPLLVGNTPLYDSARLAKRYGLNKVYVKDDGRNPTASFKDRASAIAVVKAMEKGYGTIFCASTGNAASSLAGLSAASGLNCYIFVPASAPEAKLTQLQVYGANVVPIDGSYDQAFDISMIIGFEENWYCRNSAINPYLLEGKKTGALELAVQLGWELPDFLFVSVGDGTVLSSFYKGFMDLKGIGLIDKIPTIVGVQAEGADAIIRAYEKGKPFEPDDIQASSVADSISVGKPRDFLKACTYTEKNNGLFVRVSDEEILDSIIELARETGVFAEPAGATAFAGFKNLYHKGFFSQSTSVAIIITGNGLKDLKTPLKVLEPLKKIPAEPDKVREAIKRGC